The Flavobacterium faecale genome has a segment encoding these proteins:
- a CDS encoding glycosyltransferase family 9 protein — translation MKILVIQQKMIGDVLASSIVCNNIKALFPEAKVDYLIYPFTAAVIENNPNIDEVLLFKEEFRSSKKAFFNFLLSIRKRKYDIVIDAYGKLESNLIVALSGADKKIGFYKKYTQFIYSKTIHEIAAPLTPAGTALENRMNLLTPLLQNSNITLDPKPKIFLTAAEIENGKRLLQQYEIEPSKKIFMIGVLGSEFRKTYPFPFMATILDAIVQETDATLLFNYMKSQQQDAQNIFDLCAPATQKNIKIKLVPGSIREFLSITHHCNALIGNEGGAVNMAKALNVPTFTLFSTWIIKEAWNSFENGTTNVSVHLKDFKPELYGEKTAKEMKAVALDLYQKYTPDLFVLKVKQFVREN, via the coding sequence ATGAAAATACTGGTTATACAACAAAAAATGATTGGAGATGTGCTTGCAAGCAGTATTGTTTGCAACAACATAAAAGCGCTTTTTCCTGAGGCCAAAGTAGACTATCTTATTTACCCGTTTACTGCCGCTGTGATAGAAAACAATCCAAATATTGACGAAGTACTTTTATTCAAAGAGGAGTTCCGATCTAGTAAAAAAGCATTTTTCAACTTTCTTCTTTCTATTCGAAAGAGAAAATACGATATCGTTATTGATGCCTACGGCAAATTAGAGAGCAACTTAATTGTTGCCCTTTCTGGTGCTGATAAAAAAATAGGTTTTTATAAAAAGTACACACAATTTATTTATTCTAAAACGATTCATGAGATCGCAGCACCACTTACCCCTGCAGGAACAGCGTTAGAAAATAGAATGAATCTCTTAACTCCCTTATTGCAAAACTCTAATATTACTTTAGACCCTAAACCGAAAATATTCTTAACTGCTGCAGAAATTGAAAACGGAAAAAGACTATTGCAACAATACGAGATTGAACCTTCAAAAAAGATTTTCATGATTGGTGTATTGGGAAGTGAATTCAGAAAAACATATCCTTTTCCCTTTATGGCTACAATTTTGGATGCTATCGTGCAAGAAACGGATGCTACTTTGTTGTTCAACTACATGAAATCGCAACAGCAAGATGCTCAAAATATCTTTGATCTATGTGCACCAGCGACGCAAAAAAATATAAAAATTAAACTTGTGCCCGGAAGCATACGTGAGTTTTTATCAATTACCCATCATTGCAATGCGTTGATTGGAAATGAAGGTGGCGCTGTAAATATGGCAAAAGCGCTCAATGTGCCAACTTTTACCCTATTTTCTACCTGGATTATTAAAGAAGCATGGAATAGTTTTGAAAACGGAACCACAAATGTATCTGTGCATTTAAAGGATTTCAAACCAGAACTGTACGGTGAAAAAACTGCGAAAGAAATGAAAGCCGTTGCATTAGACTTGTACCAAAAATACACTCCTGATTTATTTGTTTTGAAAGTGAAGCAGTTTGTTAGAGAGAATTAG
- a CDS encoding glycosyltransferase family 2 protein, translating into MDFNQNKIEASVIISTYNAVAWLEKVIWGFNCQTVSNFEIVIADDGSGLETKAKIAELQKIVKFPIVHVWHEDDGFQKTKILNKAILASSADYLIFTDGDCVPRKDFIAAHFANRAVDTFLSGGYFKLPMSVSELITKSDIDNQNCFDLNWLNANGFTTNSKSIKLTKSAFLAALMNKITPTKATWNGHNASCYKKDILAVNGFNEEMKYGGEDRELGERLFNKGLTAKQIRYSAICIHLDHARGYVSDEIWKKNNDIRAFTKANKVIATPNGINSNSL; encoded by the coding sequence ATGGACTTCAATCAAAATAAAATAGAAGCTTCGGTGATTATTAGCACCTATAATGCAGTGGCTTGGCTCGAGAAAGTGATTTGGGGTTTCAATTGTCAAACGGTATCAAATTTTGAAATCGTCATTGCCGATGATGGATCAGGTCTTGAAACTAAAGCGAAAATAGCAGAACTTCAAAAAATAGTCAAATTTCCTATCGTGCACGTATGGCATGAAGATGATGGTTTTCAGAAAACAAAAATTTTGAACAAAGCAATTTTAGCGTCCTCAGCTGATTATCTTATTTTTACCGATGGCGATTGTGTGCCTCGAAAAGATTTTATTGCAGCACATTTTGCCAATCGAGCTGTGGATACGTTTTTGTCTGGAGGCTATTTTAAGTTGCCAATGTCGGTGAGTGAATTGATTACTAAATCGGATATTGACAATCAAAATTGTTTTGATTTAAATTGGTTGAACGCAAACGGATTTACAACCAATTCAAAATCTATTAAATTGACAAAATCTGCTTTTTTGGCTGCCTTAATGAATAAAATTACACCAACAAAAGCCACTTGGAATGGCCATAATGCCTCATGCTATAAAAAGGATATTCTTGCCGTAAATGGTTTTAACGAAGAAATGAAGTACGGAGGCGAAGACCGTGAATTGGGTGAACGCTTGTTTAATAAAGGGTTGACTGCAAAGCAAATACGTTACAGCGCTATTTGTATTCACCTAGATCACGCTCGCGGGTATGTATCTGACGAAATTTGGAAAAAAAACAATGACATTAGAGCTTTCACCAAGGCAAACAAAGTAATTGCTACTCCAAACGGAATCAATTCTAATTCTCTCTAA
- a CDS encoding lipopolysaccharide kinase InaA family protein, with protein sequence MTSIIHPQFKKSEKDLIFFIENFNNQGILFGDGQRNKIKLFQLDGLTVNIKSFKIPNLINKVAYKYFRKSKAKRSYEFATELLKNGIGTPAPIGYFENFNALGLRESYYLSEHLVCELTYRELVEEPNYPNNEQILRAFTRFTFDLHQKGIEFLDHSPGNTLIKTNANGQYDFFLVDLNRMNFHNKMSFEQRMNNFSRLTPKKEMIAVMSNEYAKVYSDRSETEIFTKMWEATTNFQEEFERKKRFKKTIKFWKK encoded by the coding sequence ATGACTAGTATCATTCATCCACAATTCAAAAAATCTGAAAAGGATTTGATTTTTTTTATCGAAAATTTTAATAACCAAGGGATTCTCTTTGGTGATGGACAACGCAATAAAATCAAACTCTTTCAATTAGACGGTTTGACAGTTAATATCAAATCATTTAAGATTCCGAATTTAATCAACAAAGTAGCTTATAAGTATTTTCGAAAATCAAAAGCTAAGCGATCGTATGAGTTTGCTACCGAATTGCTGAAAAATGGGATAGGAACACCAGCTCCAATTGGGTATTTTGAGAATTTTAATGCTTTGGGTTTAAGAGAAAGTTATTATCTAAGTGAACATTTGGTTTGTGAACTAACTTACCGCGAATTGGTTGAAGAACCAAATTATCCCAATAACGAACAGATTTTAAGAGCCTTTACTCGTTTTACGTTCGATTTACATCAAAAAGGAATAGAATTCTTGGATCATTCTCCAGGAAACACCTTGATTAAAACCAATGCTAATGGTCAATACGATTTTTTTCTAGTAGACTTAAATCGAATGAATTTTCATAATAAGATGTCATTCGAGCAACGCATGAATAACTTTAGCCGTTTGACGCCCAAAAAAGAAATGATTGCAGTAATGAGTAATGAATATGCCAAAGTATATTCAGATCGATCTGAAACTGAAATTTTTACCAAAATGTGGGAGGCAACCACTAATTTTCAAGAAGAATTTGAGCGTAAAAAACGATTCAAGAAAACCATTAAATTCTGGAAAAAATAA
- a CDS encoding glycosyltransferase family 4 protein: protein MNILNVTSIQKWRGGEAQMYMYFELLQEYKDLNQMILCPEDSVLAGKCKEKMQKHFTYTIEHKVFSLIKPIIKICKANKINVIHVHDSSALTASLLALPFLSNKVQIVLSRKRNNKIKDKFINRFKYSHPRIIKIISVSKAVEKIFDPIIKDKSRLTTIYDAIDVAAFVGLEKQHLIHEEYNLPKETKIIGNVAALTVQKDLHTFIDTAKIILAKTTDKQQIKFVIIGEGPLEDELIAYAKDQGIAEHLLFMGHRKNVNQLLSDFDVFLLTSETEGLPLTIYEALASQVPVVATCAGGIAEVVKNDSTGFVTDLKDANKLAEHVLELLINNELADHIKQNAYKLVKEHHDLKNIKESYYAFYKSLKIK, encoded by the coding sequence ATGAATATCTTAAATGTAACATCAATACAGAAATGGAGAGGTGGAGAAGCACAAATGTATATGTATTTTGAGTTACTACAGGAGTATAAAGATCTAAACCAAATGATTTTGTGCCCCGAAGATTCTGTGCTTGCGGGAAAATGTAAAGAAAAAATGCAAAAGCATTTTACATACACTATTGAACACAAAGTTTTTTCGTTAATCAAGCCGATTATTAAAATTTGCAAAGCAAATAAAATCAACGTGATTCACGTTCACGATTCTAGTGCATTAACAGCTAGTTTACTTGCCTTGCCGTTTCTCTCAAATAAGGTACAAATAGTTTTAAGTAGAAAACGAAACAACAAGATAAAAGATAAATTCATAAATCGTTTTAAATACTCTCATCCTAGAATAATTAAAATTATATCGGTTTCTAAGGCAGTCGAAAAAATTTTCGATCCCATTATTAAAGACAAAAGTAGATTGACTACCATATATGATGCCATTGACGTTGCAGCATTTGTAGGCTTAGAGAAGCAACATTTAATTCATGAAGAATACAACCTGCCCAAAGAAACCAAAATAATTGGTAATGTAGCCGCACTTACAGTTCAAAAAGACCTTCATACTTTTATTGACACTGCAAAAATCATTCTAGCAAAAACCACAGACAAACAACAAATAAAATTTGTAATCATTGGTGAAGGACCGTTGGAAGATGAGTTGATAGCCTATGCCAAAGACCAAGGAATAGCAGAGCATTTACTATTTATGGGACATCGTAAAAATGTTAATCAGTTATTATCGGACTTTGATGTGTTTTTATTAACCTCCGAAACCGAAGGACTGCCCTTAACTATTTATGAAGCACTCGCATCACAGGTACCTGTTGTAGCTACATGTGCAGGTGGGATAGCCGAAGTTGTAAAAAATGATAGTACCGGCTTTGTAACAGACCTCAAAGACGCCAATAAGTTGGCAGAACATGTGCTAGAATTGCTTATCAACAATGAACTTGCCGACCACATTAAACAAAATGCATACAAACTTGTAAAAGAACATCACGATCTTAAAAACATAAAAGAGAGTTACTACGCCTTTTACAAATCATTGAAAATAAAATAA